In Alphaproteobacteria bacterium US3C007, one genomic interval encodes:
- a CDS encoding ABC transporter ATP-binding protein, translating into MTLELRGASKVIRGITHVKPTSLLFEPGHFNVLLGQTGSGKTSMIKLMAGLDPLATGQILMNGEDVSKLSTQKRNISLVHEFFVNYPHMTVFDNIASPLRVAGMAKSEIAGRVEEAADILQLRPMLARRPHELSGGQQQRCALARAIAKESRTVFLDEPLANLDYKLREELREQLPELFAGRGAVVVYATSEPEEALLLGGKTVLMDDGVTTQFGPTADIYRSPQSLAAARVFSDPPINTAIIVKKGALAQIDNGPSWPLSGDAAVLPDGTYTMAIRPHHVTPTAQNAQSIAVPGRVLVTELSGSDSSAHFQMGADSWVSLAHGVYRYNVGQEHEFFMDVSQAFYFDPDGRFVA; encoded by the coding sequence ATGACCTTAGAGCTGAGAGGGGCGAGTAAAGTGATCCGCGGGATCACGCATGTCAAACCAACATCGCTGCTTTTTGAACCGGGTCACTTTAACGTACTTCTGGGTCAAACAGGCTCTGGAAAGACCTCGATGATCAAATTGATGGCGGGTTTGGACCCTTTGGCAACGGGTCAAATATTGATGAATGGAGAAGATGTTTCAAAGCTGTCAACGCAAAAGCGAAATATCAGTTTGGTGCATGAGTTTTTTGTGAATTACCCCCATATGACCGTTTTCGACAATATCGCATCTCCGCTGCGCGTAGCGGGTATGGCCAAGTCAGAAATCGCCGGGCGTGTGGAAGAGGCTGCGGATATTTTACAGCTGCGCCCAATGTTGGCACGACGCCCCCATGAATTAAGCGGAGGCCAACAACAGCGCTGCGCTTTGGCGCGCGCCATTGCCAAGGAAAGCCGCACGGTGTTTTTAGACGAACCGCTTGCAAATCTGGATTATAAGTTGCGCGAAGAACTGCGCGAACAATTGCCTGAATTATTCGCGGGGCGCGGAGCCGTGGTGGTATATGCGACTTCTGAGCCGGAAGAGGCGTTGCTGTTGGGCGGAAAGACGGTGCTTATGGATGACGGGGTTACAACCCAATTCGGTCCGACGGCTGACATTTACCGGTCCCCGCAAAGCCTTGCCGCAGCTCGGGTCTTTTCCGACCCTCCAATCAACACAGCCATTATTGTTAAAAAAGGCGCTTTGGCGCAAATCGATAATGGGCCCAGTTGGCCGCTAAGCGGAGACGCGGCCGTTTTGCCAGATGGTACTTACACAATGGCAATTCGCCCCCACCACGTTACCCCTACGGCCCAAAATGCGCAAAGCATCGCCGTTCCAGGGCGCGTTTTGGTAACAGAATTATCCGGCTCGGATTCCAGTGCGCATTTCCAAATGGGCGCAGATAGCTGGGTGTCTCTTGCCCATGGCGTCTACCGTTATAATGTGGGGCAGGAGCATGAATTTTTCATGGATGTCAGCCAAGCATTTTACTTCGACCCGGATGGGAGGTTTGTTGCCTGA
- a CDS encoding ABC transporter ATP-binding protein — translation MAKITLSKLRHSYLPHPANIQDYALKEIDLDWQDGGAYALLGPSGCGKSTLLNIISGLLKPSSGRILFDDRDVTDLPPDQRNIAQVFQFPVIYDTMTVRENFAFPLRNRGVDEDKIASRVVQIAALLEVEDMLDIRASNLSPDNKQKVSMGRGLVREDVNVVMFDEPLTVIDPHLKWKLRSKLKELHQRVGATMIYVTHDQTEALTFADQVVVMQEGEVVQIGTPVELFERPQHVFVGHFIGSPGMNILPVTLKNGEVLFENHVMALEGPVIGSGGQLQLGIRPEFISFAENGIPGQVYKVSDVGRHSIVEVVVGSSHIKAVGAGQMPAKGDWVNLAFRQDHTRLYRDGWIATEAQT, via the coding sequence ATGGCCAAAATAACGCTGTCTAAATTGCGCCATTCTTATTTGCCTCACCCTGCAAATATTCAGGATTATGCGCTCAAAGAAATCGACCTTGATTGGCAAGATGGTGGCGCCTATGCGCTGTTGGGGCCGTCGGGATGCGGAAAATCTACCTTGCTGAATATTATTTCGGGGTTGTTAAAACCTTCATCGGGGCGCATTTTATTCGATGATCGCGATGTTACCGATCTTCCACCTGATCAACGCAATATCGCCCAGGTTTTCCAATTCCCAGTCATTTATGACACGATGACGGTGCGCGAAAACTTTGCTTTTCCGCTGCGCAATCGCGGCGTCGATGAAGACAAAATCGCCAGCCGGGTGGTGCAAATTGCCGCCTTGTTAGAGGTTGAAGACATGCTCGATATCCGGGCATCAAATCTATCTCCCGATAATAAGCAAAAAGTATCTATGGGGCGCGGGTTGGTGCGCGAAGATGTGAATGTGGTGATGTTTGATGAGCCTCTGACCGTCATTGACCCTCATTTGAAGTGGAAATTACGGTCCAAACTTAAAGAACTGCATCAGCGGGTTGGGGCTACGATGATTTATGTCACGCATGATCAGACAGAAGCTTTGACCTTTGCCGATCAAGTGGTGGTGATGCAAGAGGGCGAGGTTGTACAAATCGGCACCCCAGTGGAATTATTCGAACGTCCACAGCATGTTTTCGTAGGGCATTTCATCGGATCTCCGGGCATGAATATCCTGCCGGTTACGCTGAAAAATGGCGAGGTACTTTTTGAAAATCATGTGATGGCGTTGGAAGGACCTGTAATTGGATCAGGCGGCCAGCTTCAATTGGGAATACGTCCGGAATTTATTTCCTTTGCCGAGAACGGCATTCCGGGCCAAGTTTATAAAGTTTCTGATGTTGGGCGGCATTCTATCGTGGAAGTTGTTGTAGGTTCCAGTCACATCAAAGCCGTCGGTGCAGGTCAGATGCCCGCGAAAGGCGATTGGGTGAATTTGGCATTTCGTCAAGATCACACGCGGCTTTATCGGGATGGATGGATCGCAACGGAGGCACAAACATGA
- a CDS encoding sugar ABC transporter permease translates to MKTENQKAWFFVLPVLLLVAFNALVPIMTVVNYSVQETFGNNVFFWQGVDWFEQILRSERFQAALGRQFLFTASILIIEVPLGIIIALSMPRHGIWVSVCLVMMALPMLIPWNVVGAMWNIFTLPEIGLLGYLMNNVLGITYDMTQNPFAAWVTIIVMDVWHWTSLVVLLSYAGLVSIPDAYYQAAKIDAASPWKVFRYIQLPKMKTVLTIAILLRFMDSFNIYTEPFVLTGGGPGNSTTLLSIDLVKIALGQFDLGPAAAMSLIYFAITLLVSWLFYTLMTKDDRK, encoded by the coding sequence ATGAAAACTGAAAATCAGAAAGCATGGTTTTTCGTTTTGCCTGTTTTGTTGTTGGTTGCCTTTAACGCGTTGGTTCCAATCATGACGGTTGTGAATTATTCGGTGCAAGAAACCTTTGGAAACAACGTGTTTTTTTGGCAGGGGGTGGATTGGTTTGAACAAATCCTGCGCTCTGAGCGTTTTCAAGCCGCGTTGGGTCGGCAATTCTTATTCACAGCCTCAATTTTAATTATTGAAGTGCCTTTGGGCATTATCATTGCACTTTCTATGCCGCGCCATGGGATCTGGGTTTCGGTTTGCTTGGTCATGATGGCGTTGCCGATGTTGATCCCATGGAATGTGGTTGGGGCCATGTGGAATATTTTTACCCTGCCTGAAATCGGTCTTTTGGGATATTTGATGAACAATGTTTTGGGCATCACTTACGATATGACACAAAATCCCTTTGCGGCTTGGGTGACCATTATTGTGATGGATGTTTGGCATTGGACCTCGCTTGTGGTGCTTTTATCTTATGCTGGGTTGGTCTCTATTCCCGACGCCTATTATCAAGCGGCTAAAATTGATGCCGCATCACCCTGGAAAGTGTTTCGCTATATTCAATTGCCGAAAATGAAGACGGTGCTGACCATCGCCATTCTTCTGCGCTTCATGGACAGCTTCAATATTTATACGGAACCTTTCGTCTTAACCGGTGGTGGTCCTGGCAATTCAACCACCTTGCTGTCGATTGATTTGGTGAAAATAGCGCTTGGTCAGTTTGATCTGGGCCCTGCGGCGGCAATGTCTTTAATATATTTCGCCATCACCTTGTTGGTGAGCTGGCTGTTCTACACTTTGATGACAAAGGATGATCGAAAATGA
- a CDS encoding carbohydrate ABC transporter permease, translating into MRKRSLIPIIYILFLMLPIYWLVAMSFKTTGEILSGFSLFPQTFTFDNYRVIFTDPTWYWGYYNSILYVSLNTVISVSVALPAAYAFSRYRFLGDKQLFFWLLTNRMAPAAVFALPFFQLYSSVGLFDTHLAVALAHCLFNIPLAVWILEGFMGGVPKELDETAYVDGYSFPRFFISIFLPTIKAGVGVAAFFCFMFSWVELLLAKTLTAVAAKPIAATMTKTASSAGYELGLLAAAGTLTIIPGAIVIYFVRNYIAKGFALGRV; encoded by the coding sequence ATGAGAAAACGGTCATTAATTCCGATTATCTATATTCTGTTTCTGATGTTGCCTATTTATTGGTTGGTGGCGATGAGCTTTAAAACCACGGGCGAGATTCTATCTGGGTTTAGCCTGTTCCCGCAAACATTTACCTTTGACAATTACCGCGTCATTTTCACCGATCCAACTTGGTATTGGGGCTATTATAATTCGATCCTGTATGTATCGCTCAATACAGTTATTTCCGTCAGCGTGGCGCTGCCTGCGGCCTATGCTTTTTCGCGCTATCGGTTCTTAGGCGACAAACAATTGTTTTTCTGGTTGCTGACAAATCGTATGGCTCCGGCGGCTGTATTCGCCCTACCATTTTTTCAGCTTTATTCCTCGGTTGGTTTATTTGACACCCATTTGGCCGTTGCGCTGGCGCATTGCTTGTTCAACATCCCCTTAGCGGTTTGGATTTTAGAAGGCTTTATGGGGGGGGTTCCCAAAGAGCTAGATGAAACCGCCTATGTTGATGGGTATTCTTTTCCAAGGTTTTTCATCTCTATCTTTTTGCCAACGATCAAAGCTGGAGTCGGCGTTGCAGCCTTTTTTTGCTTTATGTTTTCATGGGTCGAGCTTTTATTGGCTAAAACGCTGACTGCAGTTGCGGCAAAGCCTATTGCGGCAACGATGACCAAAACGGCTTCTTCTGCCGGATATGAATTGGGTTTGCTGGCTGCCGCCGGAACGCTGACCATTATTCCGGGGGCAATCGTTATCTATTTTGTACGCAATTACATAGCTAAGGGTTTTGCCCTGGGAAGGGTGTGA
- a CDS encoding DUF2160 domain-containing protein has product MAWTPATFLLFCGIFSAMAVITVLEIRRPGGDERRGVLGLTTTRGDRLFISLLGAAYIFLAWLGVMGQPLWWPVAISIGWMVFCFWKV; this is encoded by the coding sequence ATGGCCTGGACACCGGCTACATTTCTGCTGTTTTGCGGAATCTTCTCAGCGATGGCAGTAATCACCGTTTTGGAAATACGTCGACCGGGTGGCGATGAGCGGCGCGGTGTGTTGGGTTTAACGACCACGCGCGGTGATAGATTGTTTATTTCGTTATTGGGGGCAGCTTATATCTTTTTGGCGTGGCTTGGCGTGATGGGGCAACCATTATGGTGGCCAGTGGCGATCAGTATTGGGTGGATGGTTTTCTGCTTTTGGAAAGTGTGA
- a CDS encoding BlaI/MecI/CopY family transcriptional regulator, translating to MREKKKHEFLTEVELEFMSKLWTLGEATVRDVLDKLPNERGLAYTSAATILRILEQKEFVTSRKEGKSHVYQPALAKQAYQARSLKDLSTKLFDDAPASLVARLVNDDSLTEEALSQIRELVDKRLKNDID from the coding sequence ATGAGAGAGAAGAAAAAACATGAATTTCTGACTGAAGTTGAGTTGGAATTTATGAGTAAGCTTTGGACCTTAGGGGAAGCCACTGTGCGCGATGTGCTGGACAAACTGCCGAATGAGCGTGGTTTGGCCTATACATCCGCAGCAACAATACTTCGGATTTTAGAGCAAAAAGAATTTGTTACCAGCCGCAAAGAAGGCAAAAGCCATGTTTATCAACCGGCTTTGGCAAAACAGGCTTATCAAGCGCGCTCGCTAAAAGATCTGTCCACCAAATTGTTTGACGATGCGCCTGCCTCTTTGGTTGCACGTTTGGTGAATGACGATTCTCTGACAGAAGAAGCCTTGTCTCAAATCCGTGAACTTGTGGATAAGAGGTTAAAAAATGATATCGATTAG
- a CDS encoding M56 family metallopeptidase → MISISAILDVFITLNILILVAFSGWWICRYLLRSFGLQHAYRSHLKLLNALFLAILISPALILMLNALQTHGFTAHLKFNLSDQVVSHYLSGGFDMKASDLERLLAVRGAVTENVANAAGWGASSIIAVFLLGGVISVGRLIFSAFCLYRIVRQSHAWRKLGRVKIGLSDRILVPFSTRGLRNYYIVIPSHMLGQKDEMKVSLAHELQHLRQGDIEWEILLEVLKPIFFWNPAYHAWKRQVEHLRELSCDSEVLKKGRVDIVSYCETLLSVCQRTLRKDRSFLIAFPKVTLVTADRLSWREGRKSFLEQRVVSLLHANHMRRPRILTLCFIVPLVASVLLCAVAIQRSGDWSQDRLMLSTIVNLERLDQINSQASTLGAWN, encoded by the coding sequence ATGATATCGATTAGTGCAATTTTAGATGTTTTTATCACATTAAATATTTTGATTTTAGTAGCATTTTCCGGGTGGTGGATCTGTCGCTATCTATTACGATCCTTTGGCTTACAGCATGCTTATCGAAGCCATTTGAAACTTTTGAACGCTTTATTCTTGGCCATTCTTATTTCCCCTGCTTTGATTTTAATGTTGAATGCTTTGCAAACACACGGGTTTACCGCGCATTTAAAGTTCAATCTGTCGGATCAAGTTGTCTCGCATTATTTAAGCGGTGGATTTGATATGAAAGCGTCCGATCTAGAGCGTCTTTTGGCAGTCCGGGGCGCTGTAACCGAAAATGTAGCAAATGCTGCTGGATGGGGCGCGTCAAGCATAATTGCCGTATTTCTATTGGGGGGTGTGATATCTGTTGGGAGGCTAATTTTTTCAGCATTTTGTCTCTACAGAATAGTGCGTCAAAGCCACGCTTGGCGTAAGTTGGGGCGGGTAAAAATCGGTTTATCTGACCGGATATTGGTGCCTTTCTCAACGCGTGGTTTGCGAAATTACTATATTGTGATCCCGTCCCATATGCTTGGCCAAAAGGATGAGATGAAAGTATCTTTGGCGCATGAGCTGCAGCATTTGCGGCAAGGCGATATCGAATGGGAGATTTTACTCGAAGTTTTAAAGCCAATCTTTTTTTGGAACCCGGCTTATCACGCCTGGAAGCGGCAAGTGGAACATTTGCGCGAATTAAGCTGTGACAGCGAAGTGCTAAAAAAAGGTCGGGTTGATATCGTTTCTTATTGCGAAACTTTGCTATCCGTTTGCCAAAGAACCCTACGCAAAGATCGAAGCTTTTTGATCGCGTTTCCAAAGGTCACCTTGGTGACAGCAGATCGCTTGTCTTGGCGAGAAGGTAGAAAAAGCTTTTTAGAACAGCGGGTCGTGTCGCTTCTTCATGCCAATCATATGCGGCGCCCGCGTATTTTGACTCTCTGTTTCATTGTGCCGCTTGTGGCATCTGTGCTGTTATGCGCAGTGGCGATCCAGCGTTCAGGTGATTGGAGCCAAGATCGGCTCATGCTATCCACAATCGTTAATTTAGAGCGGTTAGATCAAATAAATTCTCAAGCAAGCACGCTGGGTGCTTGGAATTAG
- a CDS encoding GFA family protein, with the protein MSEHNGGCLCGDLRYKVMGTPEIGAVCHCRYCQLRTGSAFGTLAYFKDENFKITAGKAKEYTFTSESGTQWETFFCDTCATTVFIKLEVRQGLIGVTAGTLDPPTFWFELDREAFMRSKATFVGDINAKETHETIAYYAPKIDEPKRRKGG; encoded by the coding sequence ATGTCAGAACACAACGGCGGATGTCTGTGTGGTGATCTCAGATATAAAGTGATGGGAACCCCTGAGATCGGTGCCGTGTGCCATTGTCGATATTGTCAACTTCGAACGGGATCAGCATTTGGTACGCTTGCGTATTTTAAAGATGAAAACTTCAAAATCACCGCAGGTAAAGCTAAGGAATACACTTTTACGAGCGAAAGTGGTACGCAGTGGGAAACATTCTTTTGCGATACCTGCGCGACAACTGTCTTTATCAAATTAGAAGTAAGACAGGGATTAATCGGGGTAACTGCAGGCACGCTTGATCCACCCACATTTTGGTTTGAGTTAGACAGAGAAGCATTTATGCGTTCCAAAGCAACTTTCGTGGGAGACATAAATGCAAAAGAGACCCATGAAACAATTGCATATTACGCTCCAAAAATTGATGAACCCAAACGCAGAAAAGGTGGTTAG
- a CDS encoding GFA family protein gives MTHTGKCYCGDIRFEFEDPIQSQLLCHCRECRYLSGGEANASIVILEETFRVTKGELKTFSRRDLDSPRIRYFCGNCGTHICVKSPPRPGMLVLKIGTLDDHSWFSPKAAIFCIDQQPYHIIPKDVPSFEKTPPPK, from the coding sequence ATGACCCATACTGGAAAATGTTATTGTGGAGATATTCGGTTTGAGTTTGAGGATCCGATACAATCTCAATTGCTCTGCCATTGCAGAGAATGCCGCTATCTTTCGGGCGGTGAAGCAAATGCCTCTATCGTAATTTTGGAAGAGACGTTTCGTGTCACAAAGGGTGAACTGAAAACATTCTCAAGGCGTGATTTAGACTCCCCGCGGATCAGATATTTTTGCGGAAATTGTGGTACGCATATCTGTGTCAAAAGCCCTCCTCGACCGGGCATGTTGGTTTTGAAAATTGGCACATTGGACGATCACTCTTGGTTTAGTCCTAAGGCAGCAATTTTTTGCATTGATCAACAGCCGTATCACATCATACCCAAAGATGTTCCAAGTTTTGAAAAAACGCCGCCACCCAAGTGA
- a CDS encoding D-glycerate dehydrogenase, which produces MNKKPRVLVTRRWPSAIESKLSEEFDAVFNRSDTPLNATDFRQAFSDFDAILPTVTDKLGPEVLDMAQARTKILANYGVGYSHIDTHATQKLGITVTNTPDVLSDCTADLAMTLLLMVARRAGEGEREIRSGNWSGWRPTHMMGAKVTGKTLGIVGFGRIGQAMAQRAHHGFGMKIVVHNRSAVKQAILKRYNATQVATLDDLLPQSDFVSLHCPGGAENRHLMNNRRLELMKPDAFLINTARGEVIDEYALAQSLMFGCIGGAGLDVYQGEPKISSHLLQCDNLVVLPHLGSASIETRNEMGNRVVQNLIEFFNGREPLDKVA; this is translated from the coding sequence ATGAATAAAAAACCACGCGTTTTGGTAACGCGGCGTTGGCCATCGGCAATCGAAAGCAAATTATCGGAGGAATTTGACGCTGTATTCAACCGCTCAGACACCCCCCTTAACGCAACCGATTTTCGTCAGGCGTTTTCGGATTTTGATGCAATTTTGCCAACGGTCACCGATAAATTGGGCCCCGAAGTGCTGGATATGGCACAGGCGCGCACAAAAATATTAGCAAATTACGGTGTTGGCTATAGCCATATTGATACCCATGCGACGCAGAAATTGGGAATAACCGTCACGAATACCCCCGATGTTTTGTCGGATTGCACCGCAGACTTGGCGATGACGCTTTTGTTGATGGTTGCGCGGCGGGCCGGCGAGGGCGAGCGTGAAATCCGCTCTGGTAATTGGTCAGGTTGGCGCCCCACGCATATGATGGGGGCTAAAGTGACAGGAAAAACATTGGGAATTGTCGGGTTTGGCCGCATCGGACAGGCGATGGCGCAGCGCGCCCATCATGGCTTTGGGATGAAGATCGTGGTGCATAATCGCTCTGCGGTAAAACAGGCAATTCTCAAACGGTATAATGCCACGCAAGTTGCGACGCTTGATGATTTATTGCCGCAAAGCGATTTTGTGTCCCTGCATTGTCCGGGCGGCGCTGAAAATCGCCATTTGATGAATAACCGCAGGCTCGAATTGATGAAACCAGACGCTTTTTTAATAAATACGGCCAGAGGAGAGGTGATCGATGAATATGCGCTCGCGCAATCGCTTATGTTTGGGTGTATCGGCGGCGCCGGCTTGGACGTGTATCAGGGCGAACCAAAGATTTCATCCCATTTATTACAATGCGATAATTTAGTCGTACTTCCCCATTTGGGCAGTGCCTCAATCGAGACCCGAAACGAGATGGGAAATAGAGTGGTTCAAAATCTGATAGAATTCTTCAACGGCCGTGAACCTCTGGACAAGGTCGCTTAA
- the sucD gene encoding succinate--CoA ligase subunit alpha encodes MSILIDQDTRVIVQGITGKMARFHTADMLAYGTNVVAGVVPGKGGQTVEGLPVFDTVEEAVAQTDAKASLVFVPPPFAADSIMEAADAGIKYCVCITDGIPAQDMIQVKRYMYRYPKDRRMVLTGPNCAGTISPGKALLGIMPGHIYLPGHVGIIGRSGTLGYEAAAQLKAHGVGVSTSVGIGGDPINGSSFKDLLQRFEEDDDTHIICMIGEIGGPQEAEAAAYIRDHVKKPVVAYVAGLTAPKGRTMGHAGAIISAFGESASEKVEILSAAGVTVAPNPAVIGDTIADVLKEVA; translated from the coding sequence ATGAGTATTCTTATTGACCAAGATACCCGCGTCATCGTTCAGGGCATTACCGGAAAAATGGCACGATTTCATACGGCCGATATGCTGGCCTATGGCACCAATGTGGTGGCGGGTGTCGTGCCCGGAAAAGGTGGCCAAACCGTTGAGGGACTGCCGGTTTTTGACACCGTAGAAGAAGCCGTTGCGCAGACAGATGCAAAAGCCAGTTTGGTCTTTGTGCCCCCCCCCTTTGCCGCTGACAGTATTATGGAAGCCGCAGATGCTGGCATTAAATACTGCGTTTGCATCACCGATGGCATCCCTGCTCAGGATATGATTCAGGTCAAACGGTATATGTATCGATATCCCAAAGATCGGCGGATGGTCCTGACGGGGCCAAATTGCGCGGGCACAATCAGCCCTGGCAAGGCTTTATTGGGGATCATGCCCGGCCATATCTACTTGCCGGGTCATGTTGGCATCATCGGTCGCTCTGGCACCCTTGGATATGAGGCTGCGGCACAGCTGAAAGCCCATGGTGTAGGAGTATCTACATCGGTTGGGATCGGCGGGGATCCGATTAACGGATCTTCATTTAAAGATCTATTACAGCGCTTTGAGGAAGATGATGACACGCATATCATTTGCATGATCGGCGAAATAGGTGGGCCACAAGAAGCCGAAGCAGCGGCCTATATCCGCGACCATGTGAAAAAACCAGTCGTGGCATATGTGGCGGGTTTAACCGCGCCGAAAGGGCGCACGATGGGCCATGCTGGCGCGATAATCTCGGCCTTTGGCGAAAGCGCAAGTGAAAAAGTTGAAATCCTATCTGCGGCGGGCGTTACCGTTGCTCCTAATCCCGCGGTCATCGGTGATACAATCGCAGACGTTTTGAAAGAGGTCGCGTGA
- a CDS encoding malate--CoA ligase subunit beta — protein sequence MDIHEYQAKEILANFGVEIPPGALAYSPEQAAYRARELGGECWVVKAQIHAGGRGKAGGVKLCRSDNEIFTICESLFGHKLVTHQTGAEGKGIYRVYVEAAVPIEREIYLGFVLDRTSQRVMIVASAEGGMEIEDISAERPDSIVRATVEPAVGLQDFQCRQIAFKLGIDPALTQSMVRTLKGAYRAFREYDATMVEINPLVITGDNRILALDAKMTFDDNALFRHPNISELRDKSQEDPRESRAADRGLSYVGLEGNIGCIVNGAGLAMATMDTIKLAGGEPANFLDIGGGATPERVTKAFRLVLSDSNVQAVLVNIFAGINRCDWVAEGVVQALRQVSVNVPVIVRLAGTNVEAGQKILAKSGLPIIRATTLNEAAERSVAAWKSGNSDIKKLRAVT from the coding sequence ATGGATATCCACGAATACCAGGCGAAAGAAATCTTGGCTAATTTCGGCGTGGAGATACCGCCGGGCGCTTTGGCATATAGCCCAGAGCAAGCCGCCTATCGCGCCCGCGAATTGGGGGGCGAGTGTTGGGTTGTGAAAGCTCAGATACATGCGGGCGGTCGCGGAAAAGCCGGTGGCGTAAAGCTTTGCCGCAGCGATAATGAGATCTTCACAATCTGTGAATCTTTGTTCGGACATAAGCTTGTTACGCACCAAACGGGCGCCGAGGGCAAAGGCATTTACCGCGTCTATGTCGAAGCGGCAGTGCCCATCGAACGAGAGATTTATCTGGGCTTCGTTTTGGATCGCACCTCCCAGCGGGTCATGATCGTTGCATCTGCAGAGGGCGGTATGGAAATCGAAGATATTTCCGCGGAACGGCCAGACAGTATCGTGCGGGCGACTGTAGAGCCTGCCGTTGGTTTGCAGGATTTTCAATGCCGACAAATCGCTTTTAAATTGGGGATCGATCCGGCACTGACGCAGAGCATGGTGCGCACCCTAAAAGGCGCTTATCGGGCCTTTCGGGAATATGACGCGACAATGGTCGAAATAAACCCTTTGGTGATTACGGGGGATAATCGCATTTTAGCCTTGGATGCGAAGATGACCTTTGATGACAATGCCCTCTTTCGTCATCCAAATATCAGCGAATTACGGGACAAAAGCCAAGAGGACCCCCGCGAAAGCCGAGCAGCAGATCGCGGCTTAAGCTATGTGGGGCTTGAAGGGAATATCGGCTGCATCGTCAATGGCGCAGGTTTGGCCATGGCCACGATGGATACCATTAAATTGGCGGGGGGTGAGCCGGCGAATTTCCTAGATATTGGTGGAGGCGCTACACCCGAACGGGTGACCAAAGCCTTTCGACTGGTCTTATCAGATAGCAATGTTCAGGCAGTGCTGGTGAATATATTCGCTGGTATCAACCGCTGCGACTGGGTCGCAGAAGGCGTTGTGCAAGCCTTACGGCAAGTCAGTGTAAACGTGCCTGTGATTGTAAGATTGGCAGGAACAAACGTTGAAGCAGGGCAAAAAATACTTGCAAAATCGGGGCTCCCGATCATTCGCGCAACAACTTTGAATGAGGCTGCCGAACGTTCTGTTGCCGCTTGGAAAAGCGGCAATTCGGATATAAAAAAATTGAGGGCCGTCACATGA